One segment of Candidatus Limnocylindrales bacterium DNA contains the following:
- the pyk gene encoding pyruvate kinase translates to MNLPAHKTRIVATIGPASQSVEVMEAMLLAGMNVARLNFSHGDFDSHRRVIANLREASSRTGCRLAIMADLSGPKMRIGSFATDSIQLKSGDVFTLTTQDAVGNQERVSVSFDRLPEVVKAGDSLFLNDGYVQLRVERVHGSDVACIVTAGGELSSRKGLNLPGIALGMSAFTERDRAALAFALEHGVDAVSQSFVENAADVEMVRTAARELGYDPFLIAKIERSRALDHLDEILTASDGVMIARGDLGVEIPIEKIALVQKDIARRACLRAKPVITATQMLESMTSHRLPTRAEATDVANAILDGTDAVMLSAESATGSFPVEAIAMLARIAAAVDPARPRIHAEELHKAAGSPAGVAAEHLVAASVEATLAYANPVAVFVPTLSGASARRMSRHRLPVWTIAVSPNHVACQKLQFSYGVFPVCEPSDPGAWSEYVRSWTKVHGLEGRLAILVAGPWPQDPSANHRVEFVDL, encoded by the coding sequence ATGAATCTGCCCGCCCACAAGACGAGGATCGTCGCGACCATCGGCCCGGCATCGCAGTCGGTCGAGGTCATGGAAGCAATGCTCCTCGCGGGCATGAACGTCGCGAGGCTCAACTTCTCTCACGGAGACTTCGACAGCCACCGGCGCGTGATCGCGAACCTGCGCGAGGCTTCGTCGCGTACCGGCTGTCGCCTGGCGATCATGGCCGACCTTTCCGGGCCGAAGATGCGCATCGGCAGTTTCGCGACCGACTCGATCCAGCTGAAATCGGGAGACGTGTTCACGCTCACGACACAGGATGCAGTGGGGAATCAGGAGCGAGTGTCGGTCAGTTTCGACCGGCTGCCCGAAGTGGTGAAAGCCGGAGACTCGCTGTTCCTCAATGACGGCTACGTCCAGCTTCGAGTCGAGCGCGTGCACGGCTCCGACGTTGCCTGCATCGTCACGGCCGGCGGCGAGCTCAGCAGCCGCAAGGGCCTCAATCTGCCCGGCATCGCGCTCGGGATGAGCGCGTTCACCGAACGCGATCGTGCTGCCCTCGCGTTTGCGCTCGAGCACGGGGTCGATGCGGTCAGCCAGTCGTTCGTCGAGAACGCGGCCGACGTGGAAATGGTGCGCACCGCCGCGCGGGAGCTCGGCTACGACCCGTTTCTCATCGCCAAGATCGAGCGATCGCGTGCCCTCGACCACCTCGACGAAATCCTCACCGCGTCCGACGGCGTGATGATCGCGCGAGGCGACCTCGGCGTGGAGATTCCGATCGAAAAGATCGCACTCGTGCAGAAAGACATCGCGCGGCGCGCCTGCCTGCGCGCGAAACCCGTGATCACTGCAACCCAGATGCTCGAATCGATGACGAGCCACCGCCTGCCGACGCGTGCGGAAGCCACCGACGTGGCCAACGCCATCCTCGACGGCACCGACGCCGTCATGCTGTCGGCCGAATCCGCGACGGGAAGCTTTCCGGTAGAAGCCATCGCGATGCTTGCGAGAATCGCCGCCGCGGTCGATCCGGCGCGACCGCGCATCCATGCCGAGGAGCTGCACAAGGCGGCAGGCTCGCCGGCCGGTGTTGCGGCCGAGCACCTGGTCGCAGCCAGTGTCGAAGCTACTCTTGCCTACGCGAACCCGGTCGCGGTCTTCGTGCCTACGCTGAGCGGCGCCAGTGCGCGCCGCATGTCGCGCCACCGTCTGCCGGTGTGGACGATCGCGGTGAGCCCGAACCACGTCGCGTGCCAGAAGCTCCAGTTCTCGTACGGTGTGTTCCCGGTGTGCGAGCCGTCCGACCCGGGCGCGTGGAGCGAGTACGTGCGGTCGTGGACGAAAGTACACGGTCTCGAAGGGCGTCTGGCTATTCTGGTTGCAGGCCCGTGGCCTCAGGATCCGAGCGCGAACCATCGCGTGGAGTTCGTCGACCTGTAG